The genomic stretch GGTTTTGGCAAAAAAAGAGTATAGACAACTTTCCGCACAAGAGGAAACGGCATTCATCCTAATGGTGTTGTTGGATGAAGGCAAAAGCAATTTGCCTTATAGATTGTTGCGTTGTTTGACAAGTGTACATTTTGCCAATCAATATTATTTAAAAAGACTGTTCTCCGGATACCGTTCTTTAAACTATAATTTTTATCGTGATAAATTTGAAAAGGAACAAGGTTGATTGTTGTTTTTCCTGCCTTTTGTTTTAATGAAGAAAATTTTATTTGTTTTTCTGCTGTGTATGATATGGCAGGAAGGTTTTTCTCAGTATGTGTATGGAACCACCGGACTTCTGCACATGCCTACTGCCGATATGCAACGGGATAAGACATTCCTGTTCGGAGCTTCTTATTTGGATGTGGCTGCTACTCCTGCCCATTGGAATTATCATACGTTTAATTACTACATTAATATCACCATTTTTCCTTGGCTCGAAATCGGATATACTTGTACCTTGCATAAGGCAGAACACGGTAGTACTTATTTCCCACCTTCCGTTTGGGGGAAATATTGTAACCAGGACCGACAGTTTTCAGGGCGGTTGCGTATATGGAAGGAAGGGTGGTGGAAAGAATGGACTCCTCAGATTGTATTGGGCGCGAATGATCCAAGTACCAATGATATATTAGGAAATTCTGATAAAGATGATTATGGCATTGGTGGAGTAGGAGAGATGGGTAATGGACATTGGAACCGATATTATATAGCTGGTACTAAGCATTTTTATTTCAAAAATAGGGGAGAGCTAGGCATTCATGTTGCTTATTTATACAATAAACGGAAAGACTATCATTTAAACGGTCCGGCTGTTGGAGTAAATTTTCATTTTTATCTATCGGGTACAAATTTCTTTGTGAAGGCATTAAACAATCTTAATGTAATGGCTGAATACGACAGTCGTACCATAAACTGTGGGTTAAAATATAGTTTTTGGAAAGATTATATTAATGCTGTGGTAGAAATGACAGAATGTAAGCATTTGTCAGGCGGAGTGATATTTAAAGTACATTTAAAATAACAAACACTATAACTTATTCGTATGAAAGGAATTGTTCTCGCCGGTGGTAGCGGTACCCGTCTGTACCCCATCACCAAGGGAGTAAGCAAGCAGCTTCTCCCCATCTTTGACAAACCGATGATTTACTACCCCATTTCAGTCTTGATGCTGGCAGGCATCCGTGAGATTCTGATTATATCCACTCCCTATGATCTGCCCGGCTTTAAGCGTCTTTTGGGCGATGGATCAGACTATGGTGTGAAGTTCGAGTATGCCGAACAACCTTCTCCCGATGGTCTTGCACAAGCCTTTATTATCGGAGAGAAATTCATTGGTAATGATTCTGCATGTTTGGTATTAGGCGACAATATCTTCCATGGTAACGGTTTCAGTTCTCTTCTTCGTGAAGCCGTGCGTATGGCGGAAGAAGAACAAAAAGCCACTGTATTCGGTTACTGGGTGAACGATCCGGAACGTTATGGTGTGGCAGAATTTGATGCGGAAGGTAACTGCCTGAGCATCGAAGAAAAACCGGAACAGCCCAAATCAAATTATGCAGTGGTGGGCCTCTATTTTTATCCCAACAAAGTAGTGGAAGTGGCCAAGAACATCAAACCTTCCGCACGTGGCGAACTGGAAATAACGACAGTGAACCAGCGTTTTCTAGAAGATCGTGAACTGAAAGTACAGACGTTGGGACGCGGTTTTGCCTGGCTGGATACGGGGACGCATGATTCATTGGCAGAAGCTTCGACTTATATAGAAGTCATTGAAAAACGTCAGGGTTTGAAAGTGGCTTGTCTGGAAGGAATTGCTTATCGCAAGGGCTGGATAACGGCAGATAAGATGCGTGACCTTGCCAAACCGATGCTGAAAAACCAATACGGTCAGTATCTGCTCAAAGTGATTGATGAAGTGGAACGTACAGGCAAAGAAAATCTAGATTAAGATATGGAGGTTATAAAAACAGGAATAGAAGGTGTGGTGGTCATTGAACCGCGCATCTTTAAAGATGAAAGAGGCTATTTCTTTGAATCTTTTTCTCAACGGGAGTTTAATGAAAAGGTGATGCCTGTCAATTTTGTACAGGATAATGAGAGTATGTCATCGTATGGCGTGATGCGTGGGTTGCATTTTCAGCAAATGCCTTATACGCAGAGCAAGCTGGTGCGTTGTGTAAAAGGTGCCGTACTTGATGTGGCGGTAGACATCCGCAAGGGAAGTCCTACATACGGGCAGCATGTTGCGGTGGAATTGACGGAGGAGAACCATCTCCAATTCTTTATCCCCCGTGGATTTGCCCATGGTTTTGCCGTATTGAGTGAAATAGCGGTTTTTCAATATAAGTGCGATAACTTCTATGCACCGCAAGCTGATGGTGGCATTCAGCTGCGCGATGAAAGTCTGGGTATTGATTGGAAAATACCCGTTGCCGAGGCCATTTTAAGTGAGAAGGATTTGAAACATCCTTTGTTGAAAGACTATGACTCTCCGTTTGACTACACTATTAATCTATATGAATGATGAATATACTTGTTACAGGTGCCAATGGTCAACTTGGCAATGAGATGCGCAGGGTGTCGTTAGACAGCCGGAATCGTTATCTCTTTACAGATGTAAATGAACTGGATATCACAGATGCGACAGCTGTCTGTAATATGTTGAAAAAGGAGCAGATAGATGTGATTGTAAATTGTGCTGCTTATACGAATGTAGACAGGGCGGAAGATGATTTTGCTATGGCCGATTTGCTGAATAACAAAGCTGTGGAGAATTTGGCTGTTGCTGCCGCAGAAACAGGTGCCACGCTTATTCATGTATCTACAGACTATGTGTTCCAAGGGGATAAAAACATTCCTTGCCGTGAGTCTTGGGAAACTGATCCGTTGGGTGTCTATGGAAAAACCAAACTGGCGGGCGAACAGTCTTTGGTAAAAGCAGGATGTAAATATCTTATTTTCCGCACAGCTTGGCTTTACTCGCCTTTCGGTAAGAACTTCGTGAAAACCATGCGGCAATTGACTTCAACAAAAGATTCACTGAAAGTGGTTTTTGATCAAGTAGGCACTCCTACTTATGCCGGAGATTTGGCTGCTTTGATCTATAACATAATCGAAGAGAACTTGCTGGATCGTCAAGGTGTCTATCATTTCAGCAATGAAGGGGTATGTTCTTGGTATGATTTTGCGAAGGAAATTTGTGAATTGAGCGGAAATAATTGTGACATACAGCCTTGTCACAGCGATGAGTTCCCCAGTAAGGTGGAACGTCCTCATTTTTCGGTGCTGGATAAAACAAAAGTGAAGGAAACTTTTGGTATCACTATCCCTTATTGGAAAGATTCTCTAAAGAAATGTATGCTAGAATTGGAAACTCAACAATAACTAATTAAAACAATATTTTAAATTATGGATTCATTTAAACGCAATATAATCATTACCGGTGGTGCCGGTTTTATCGGCAGCCATGTGGTACGTCTTTTTGTAAACAAGTATCCGGAATACCGCATTATAAACTTGGATAAACTGACTTATGCCGGTAATCTGGCCAATTTGAAGGATATAGAGGACAAACCGAACTATATTTTTGTAAAGGCGGATATTTGTGATTTTGGAACCGTTCAGGAATTATTGGTGCGATATCAAGTGGATGGTATTATCCATCTTGCCGCCGAGAGTCATGTGGACAGAAGTATCAAAGATCCGTTTACTTTTGCACAAACCAATGTGATGGGTACATTGGCTTTGCTTCAGGCAGCCAAGTTGTATTGGGAATCCCTGCCGGAAAAGTATGAGGGGAAACGTTTTTATCATATTTCTACCGATGAAGTATATGGGGCATTGGAATTTGACGGGACTTTCTTCACGGAGGAAACCAAATATCAGCCTCATAGTCCGTATTCTGCAAGTAAGGCAAGTAGTGATCACTTTGTTCGTGCTTTTCATGACACATATGGTATGCCTACCGTTGTAACAAACTGTTCTAACAATTATGGTCCTTATCAGTTTCCGGAAAAATTGATTCCGCTTTTTATCAACAATATACGTCATGGAAAACCATTGCCGGTATATGGTAGGGGAGAGAACGTACGCGACTGGTTGTATGTTGTGGATCATGCCCGTGCTATTGATCTTATTTTTCATCAGGGCAGAACAGCGGATACATATAATATCGGTGGTTTCAATGAATGGAAGAATATAGATTTGATAAAAGTAATAATCAAAACCGTGGATCGTTTGTTGGGAAATCCGGAAGGCACTTCAGAGTGTCTGATAACTTATGTGACCGACCGCAAAGGTCATGATCTCCGCTATGCGATTGACAGCAATAAACTGAAGCACGAATTAGGATGGGAGCCTAGTTTGCAATTTGAAGAAGGAATAGAGAGAACGGTCCGTTGGTATTTGGACAATCAGGAATGGATGGATCATATTACCAGTGGCGAATATGAAAAATATTATGAGTCGATGTATAAGAACAGATAATGAGAATCCCAGTTGGGGATAATACGGCATACATCTTTAAACTTACCCCCCATACCACTATGAAAGACAAATTAGCATCCTACAACCACTTGATCGAGACCTTTGTGATTGTCACCGAGACCTTTCTTTGCGGTCTGCTATTCCTGCTTTTCAGCAAGCTGTCCAATGAGATGCAGTGGGATAGCCTGCAGGTTGGTGGAACCACCGTTCTGCAAGTCATGCTTACACTAATGTTATGTTACGCCCTTTGCGCCATCCATTCAGGAGTAGTGCTTCACCGGAGGAAAGTGCATTCCCTTCAGATATGGAAACGTGTGCTCGAGAATATGTTCCTGTTTGTCCTCCTGGGCGGTCTGGTCCTTTCTGTAGGAAACTATGCGGATATAGCCTCCCTGTTCATGCTGGAGTACCTTTTTCTCCTGTTTCTGTGTCTTGTTTCGTTCCGTTTCACTCTTCGTCTTCTCGTCAGGCTTTACCGTATGAGCAAGAAACATACGCGTTTTGTGGTACTGGTAGGAAGTACGGACAACAACTTGGAAATCTACCATGAGATGTCGGGCAGTGAAGATACAGGTTATTCGGTCGTGGGCTATTTTGACGGTCAGGCGAATCCTGCTTTTCCGGTAGAATGTCCGTATTTGGGCCAGCCGGCGCAGGTACAGGAATATCTGGAGAAACATGATTATGTACATTACCTG from Phocaeicola dorei encodes the following:
- the rfbB gene encoding dTDP-glucose 4,6-dehydratase, whose product is MDSFKRNIIITGGAGFIGSHVVRLFVNKYPEYRIINLDKLTYAGNLANLKDIEDKPNYIFVKADICDFGTVQELLVRYQVDGIIHLAAESHVDRSIKDPFTFAQTNVMGTLALLQAAKLYWESLPEKYEGKRFYHISTDEVYGALEFDGTFFTEETKYQPHSPYSASKASSDHFVRAFHDTYGMPTVVTNCSNNYGPYQFPEKLIPLFINNIRHGKPLPVYGRGENVRDWLYVVDHARAIDLIFHQGRTADTYNIGGFNEWKNIDLIKVIIKTVDRLLGNPEGTSECLITYVTDRKGHDLRYAIDSNKLKHELGWEPSLQFEEGIERTVRWYLDNQEWMDHITSGEYEKYYESMYKNR
- a CDS encoding YjbH domain-containing protein, whose translation is MKKILFVFLLCMIWQEGFSQYVYGTTGLLHMPTADMQRDKTFLFGASYLDVAATPAHWNYHTFNYYINITIFPWLEIGYTCTLHKAEHGSTYFPPSVWGKYCNQDRQFSGRLRIWKEGWWKEWTPQIVLGANDPSTNDILGNSDKDDYGIGGVGEMGNGHWNRYYIAGTKHFYFKNRGELGIHVAYLYNKRKDYHLNGPAVGVNFHFYLSGTNFFVKALNNLNVMAEYDSRTINCGLKYSFWKDYINAVVEMTECKHLSGGVIFKVHLK
- the rfbD gene encoding dTDP-4-dehydrorhamnose reductase, which codes for MNILVTGANGQLGNEMRRVSLDSRNRYLFTDVNELDITDATAVCNMLKKEQIDVIVNCAAYTNVDRAEDDFAMADLLNNKAVENLAVAAAETGATLIHVSTDYVFQGDKNIPCRESWETDPLGVYGKTKLAGEQSLVKAGCKYLIFRTAWLYSPFGKNFVKTMRQLTSTKDSLKVVFDQVGTPTYAGDLAALIYNIIEENLLDRQGVYHFSNEGVCSWYDFAKEICELSGNNCDIQPCHSDEFPSKVERPHFSVLDKTKVKETFGITIPYWKDSLKKCMLELETQQ
- the rfbA gene encoding glucose-1-phosphate thymidylyltransferase RfbA — its product is MKGIVLAGGSGTRLYPITKGVSKQLLPIFDKPMIYYPISVLMLAGIREILIISTPYDLPGFKRLLGDGSDYGVKFEYAEQPSPDGLAQAFIIGEKFIGNDSACLVLGDNIFHGNGFSSLLREAVRMAEEEQKATVFGYWVNDPERYGVAEFDAEGNCLSIEEKPEQPKSNYAVVGLYFYPNKVVEVAKNIKPSARGELEITTVNQRFLEDRELKVQTLGRGFAWLDTGTHDSLAEASTYIEVIEKRQGLKVACLEGIAYRKGWITADKMRDLAKPMLKNQYGQYLLKVIDEVERTGKENLD
- the rfbC gene encoding dTDP-4-dehydrorhamnose 3,5-epimerase, translating into MEVIKTGIEGVVVIEPRIFKDERGYFFESFSQREFNEKVMPVNFVQDNESMSSYGVMRGLHFQQMPYTQSKLVRCVKGAVLDVAVDIRKGSPTYGQHVAVELTEENHLQFFIPRGFAHGFAVLSEIAVFQYKCDNFYAPQADGGIQLRDESLGIDWKIPVAEAILSEKDLKHPLLKDYDSPFDYTINLYE